One Brassica oleracea var. oleracea cultivar TO1000 chromosome C7, BOL, whole genome shotgun sequence genomic window carries:
- the LOC106304407 gene encoding transcription repressor OFP5-like, translating into MMKWGKKKPVSSSSSPGLSRAHHVSWFSKLTGSSDLKLAKEKKKQDDDEASQKMSSKSSLGSTKRRNDTHESSKRFQRVSAEKENATTRSANMESNEKFEEIMSSVRKKVRDFQRETMDGDKETVIMTPRIQVNRDRQQRCERRDQKLLEQKPKRPEQNPEVKVKKPARRTGTSNSRETLVAHQWQHLKETKLREVKLKADKQRKSMYLRRELGTKENSKVRVFSPRSSEKCRVKAIEDLKKAKQRAKEQEMENESFAVVKCSSDPQKDFRDSMIEMIMENGINRPEELKELLVCYLRLNSDEYHDMIINVFQQVHNDLLMLV; encoded by the coding sequence ATGATGAAATGGGGAAAAAAGAAACCTGTTTCTTCTTCTTCTTCTCCAGGGTTGTCTCGTGCTCATCATGTTTCTTGGTTTTCAAAGCTGACTGGTTCTTCTGACTTAAAACTTGCAAAAGAGAAGAAGAAGCAAGATGATGATGAAGCTAGCCAGAAGATGTCTTCAAAATCTTCCTTGGGTTCTACTAAACGTCGAAATGATACTCATGAGAGTAGCAAAAGGTTTCAAAGAGTATCAGCAGAAAAGGAGAACGCTACAACAAGATCAGCAAATATGGAGTCAAATGAGAAGTTTGAAGAGATTATGAGCAGTGTGAGGAAGAAAGTAAGAGATTTCCAAAGAGAGACAATGGATGGAGACAAAGAAACTGTGATCATGACGCCAAGAATTCAGGTGAACAGAGATAGGCAGCAGAGATGTGAGAGACGTGATCAAAAACTTCTCGAACAAAAGCCAAAGAGACCAGAACAGAACCCAGAGGTTAAAGTGAAGAAACCAGCGAGAAGGACAGGTACAAGTAACAGTAGAGAGACTCTTGTGGCTCACCAGTGGCAGCATCTCAAGGAAACAAAACTAAGAGAAGTGAAGCTGAAGGCTGACAAACAGAGGAAATCTATGTACCTAAGAAGGGAGCTAGGGACAAAAGAAAACAGCAAGGTTAGAGTCTTTTCACCAAGATCATCTGAAAAATGCAGAGTCAAAGCTATTGAAGACTTGAAGAAGGCTAAACAGAGAGCAAAGGAGCAGGAGATGGAGAATGAAAGCTTTGCAGTAGTGAAATGCTCGAGCGATCCTCAGAAGGACTTTAGAGATTCAATGATTGAGATGATCATGGAGAATGGTATCAATCGCCCTGAAGAACTCAAAGAGCTTCTGGTTTGTTATCTAAGACTTAATAGTGATGAGTATCATGATATGATCATAAATGTTTTTCAGCAGGTGCATAATGATTTATTGATGTTGGTGTAG
- the LOC106303313 gene encoding uncharacterized protein LOC106303313 → MSGNAAAKTAKIEVWWDMKDCPIPEGYDARRVRPSIERALKELGYSGPGSNTDFRAWKVDNPAPASIMIISDELASSKYRLSLICRKLQKSNYNCFLVYSVRPFEMSVLLTSAEWLWESLLSGACFLFVLSCVTKTWARNYPATPEHATAKIHVLWDMNDCPIPEGYDACCVRPSIERAFKELGYTGPVSITAFADQKQTPDHHLLALSSTGVVFAHTLFPWDLHSRMITDCEEWIEDNPAPATVMIISDELASPKSHSSLLCRKLQESNYNCFFGLFS, encoded by the exons ATGTCGGGGAACGCTGCGGCGAAAACAGCTAAAATAGAGGTGTGGTGGGACATGAAGGACTGTCCGATTCCGGAGGGGTATGATGCTCGTCGGGTCCGTCCAAGTATAGAAAGGGCGTTGAAGGAACTAGGCTACTCGGGTCCT GGGTCAAATACAGATTTTAGGGCATGGAAAGTTGATAATCCTGCTCCGGCTTCAATTATGATCATATCGGATGAACTGGCTTCCAGCAAGTACCGTTTATCACTTATTTGCCGGAAACTACAAAAGAGTAACTACAACTGTTTTTTGGTTTATTCAGTTAGGCCTTTTGAAATGTCTGTCCTTCTCACTTCTGCGGAGTGGCTCTGGGAAAGCTTACTTTCAGGTGCTTGTTTCTTGTTTGTTCTCTCATGTGTAACGAAGACGTGGGCAAGGAACTACCCGGCCACGCCTGAACACGCCACCGCTAAAATACATGTGTTGTGGGACATGAATGACTGCCCTATTCCTGAGGGATATGATGCTTGTTGTGTCCGTCCAAGTATAGAAAGGGCGTTCAAGGAACTAGGCTACACTGGTCCTGTCTCCATCACAGCCTTTGCCGACCAAAAACAAACCCCTGATCACCACCTTCTTGCGCTCTCTTCCACTGGTGTCGTTTTTGCTCATACCCTCTTTCCCT GGGACTTACACAGTCGCATGATTACAGATTGTGAGGAATGGATAGAAGATAATCCTGCTCCGGCTACAGTTATGATCATATCGGATGAACTAGCTTCGCCCAAGTCCCATTCATCACTTCTTTGCAGGAAACTACAAGAGAGTAACTACAACTGTTTTTTTGGCTTATTCAGTTAG